The DNA window GCGTTGCACTAGGCTTGCCGGGGTTACTTATACTAATATGGGGAATTCTCTCATTCTTCAATCTACTCTATTACTATTGGATAGCATTCATTTTCGTCGTAAGCTTATTCCTTCTCGTAAAAGGCTTCGGAATTGACAAAACAGTAAAGAACTTCTACCACTGGATAAAGGAATATTCGCCGCCACCCCTTCCAGTACAGATTTCAAATTATACCGCAGTCGCGGGAGCCTTATGCATAGGTGTTGGCATTTTCCTCGGCTGGAATAATGCTGCATCATTTGCCGCGATTCAGACGCCACCACCGATGGACATGGCTGGTTGGCTAAGCATTCTGCCAAAGCTAACCGGATACTTTATCAAAGGAGCTATGGACCTTATAATAGTTGGAATTTCTGTAACGCTTGTTGGAAGGGCTATACGTTGGTATTTTGAGCGTGATAGTAGATTACTGCGCAATGCAGCGTTAATTGCTTCTGTAGCGTGGTCTAGAGTAATTCTTGATGAGACCTCAACAGTGTTAATCAGACCAGAATTGGGATACGACAAACTGATTCTCTCTATTGTCGTTGGCATCTTGATAGGCGTAGCCTCAGTTCTAGTTGTCTTTGTAATTCATAGGTCTGCAAAAGGATTTTTAAAGAAGACAGAAGAGCAGGTTGAAAATCTTGGAGAAGGCTAAAATTGCCATCATCGGTGGAACAGGCTTCGAAAGCTTCTTTAAAAACGCTAAGCAGCTACACGTTGGA is part of the Candidatus Bathyarchaeota archaeon A05DMB-5 genome and encodes:
- a CDS encoding DUF373 family protein, coding for MAAEEAEEKTQKKILILCVDRDGDLGIKTNVKTPVIGRDENLNAAVALALKDPEEPDANAMFEAVSIYDRLKSENKPEETFEIATIAGSELGGVGADRKIVAELGELLNFFPASEVILVTDGYSDQAVLPLIESRVPVTSVRRIVVKHSESIEETAALFTRYLKMLMENPRYSRVALGLPGLLILIWGILSFFNLLYYYWIAFIFVVSLFLLVKGFGIDKTVKNFYHWIKEYSPPPLPVQISNYTAVAGALCIGVGIFLGWNNAASFAAIQTPPPMDMAGWLSILPKLTGYFIKGAMDLIIVGISVTLVGRAIRWYFERDSRLLRNAALIASVAWSRVILDETSTVLIRPELGYDKLILSIVVGILIGVASVLVVFVIHRSAKGFLKKTEEQVENLGEG